One segment of Gloeocapsa sp. PCC 7428 DNA contains the following:
- a CDS encoding non-ribosomal peptide synthetase translates to MNNIYQQLAKLSPQQRLLFERRLQQRGVKLVQPQISRRKNDDELPLSFAQQRLWFIQQFEPLSSAYNVASALRLKGELKIAALEQALREIVARHETLRTSFVTNAVKQPIQVVAAPQFDLQVIDLHGNASPEVQLISDICDRPFDLTQSLLRVRLLRLHEDDHILVIATHHIISDRWSIGVFLSELSTLYNAFCDRQSSPLAELPIQYADWAIWQRQYLQGDVLATQAAYWQAQLQKMPLLELPCDRPRPANPTYQGAQYPLVLSTTLSKELRSLAAKAGTTLFTVLLAAFKVLLHRYTQQDDIAVGTDIANRDRPETAGLIGLLVNTVVLRTQVGDLTFRQLLRRVQQVVVDAIAHQDLPFEKLVEILNPDRNLSQMMPLFQVKFDLQLAAVKPLELQGLTVERLSLAEQTVKYELRLNLQDGECINGQVEYSTDLFDEATIARLVEHFQILLQGIVDNPDAQLWELPLLTPKEQLLLQPHLIQLDDDDLCIHHLLEAQVRQTPDAIALIDRHEYITYRELNARANQLAHYLHSLGVKGRVGVYLPRTSQLIVAILAVLKVGAACVPLDPVYPQARLDFIVDDADVSVLIHNTDLTFNSHIPTEIDLDGDWSLIAECSAEDLDLGICNLELAYLIYTSGSTGKPKGVAIAHRSTVALLRWANEVFTSEALAGVLAATSICFDLSIFEIFVPLSWGKKVVLVENILELPQVAPDTVTLINTVPSALAQLSKINAIPISVHTVNLAGEALPYSLVEQLRQLPHIQQIYNLYGPSEDTTYSTFACITDTIHIGCPIANTQVYVLDKYLQLVPFGVPGELYIAGAGLAQGYFNRPELTAEKFIPNPFNHSKFNRLYKTGDLVRYRPDGNLEFIGRLDQQVKIRGYRIEIGEIEAVLSQCSTVKEGVISVSEHGGDQRLVAYVVPNSDFTATALREFLAQKLPNYMIPSVVIELEKLPRLPNGKVDRSSLPEGENISITTNYVAPRTKVEKIIVQIWQSELDVTVGLHDNYFELGGHSLLAIKIIAVINETFSVDLPLRYLFENPTVAELASKIEQTTTRQAPTIKLTPDLVNRYQPFPLTDIQQAYWIGRNEAFALGNVATHGYREVETIGLSVTQVEKAWQQLIARHDMLRVVIQPDGQQRILPEVSPYEIKTWDLRDKPTAEATATLTNLRNRLSHQIFATDTYPLFDIQAVLLDDNKIRFFVSFDVLIGDAASLQVLGQEFVALMQSKSLPPLDISFRDYILVAIKIRNSETYQRSRDYWQNRLSTLPPSPQLPLQKTLAAVETPRFVRWSGTLASELWQKLKQQASQHNITPSGILLAAFTEILTRWSSPQFTLNLTLFNRLPLHPQVNQLVGDFTSSLLLAIDNSEQSTFIAKAQKIQAQLWEDLEHRHVSGVQVLRDLARLQQRQTGALMPVVFTSILTQTASNTNSHHSWQADVVYSLSQTSQVYLDHQVAEVDGTLVYNWDAIAELFPDGLLDEMFAAYSRLLEDLATTADWQAPTQLLPFTVDTPAATILSESPLHTLFFAQVTQNPHKQAVVTSTLNLTYQQLSDRVYNLAAKLQQLGVEPNQLVAVVMDKGWEQVVAVLGILTAGAAYVPIDPHPCDRALQLLQQAQVKYVVTQPWLDSAFADVDVTRICVGAVEVFSPLNPPLVGDLERLGSPRPLSLSPNSGGEDKEKTFVHGARGANPTDLAYVIYTSGSTGVPKGVAIDHQGAVNTILDINQRFGVTEQDWVLGLSSLTFDLSVYDIFGTLAAGATLMIPDADLAKDPAHWAELMQRYPITIWNSVPALMQLLIHSQPKTTNNLRLVLLSGDWIPLNLPQQIWLSFERAEIISLGGATEASIWSIFYPIQFVDPDWKSIPYGYPLTNQQIYVLNQTRDRCPTWVTGELYIGGVGLAKGYWGDREKTDESFITHPQTGERLYKTGDLGRYLPNGAIEFLGRADFQVKINGYRIELGEIEASLAQHPAIQAAVVTAVGEPQRLVAYVVPQVEQRSDFKLQQRGIRNLEALPSIELPQPTVNNAQIRRQSYRQFLQQPLDLAQFSQWMSSLAQTQIEGAPLPKYRYASAGSLYPVQTYLYVKENRIAGLSAGVYYYDPRSHRLILLAAEAKIIEQIYDSNQSIFAESAFSLFLIAELAAITPVYGDKARDFCLLEAGYISQLLMETAPDYDIGLCPIGTLEFASIEQYFDLTPSQMLLHSFVGGKIEPSWQQHWSVASPHRTLATSRETPPTRSIPERLRQYLQQKLPDYMIPSQYVLLDSLPLTANGKIDRRALPVPQLTATSQDYVVPRTEVEQAIATIWQNALNVEKIGIHDDFFELGGNSLSATQVITQMRHLGMELTIRAFFEAPTIAAQAQIQQQHVKPAKTIPKLARSIELIPNVEQMSDQDVEAMLAQMIAEEVDL, encoded by the coding sequence ATGAATAATATCTACCAACAACTTGCGAAACTTTCTCCACAACAGCGGCTTTTATTTGAGCGTCGGCTGCAACAGCGGGGAGTTAAGTTGGTGCAACCGCAAATTTCTCGGCGAAAGAATGATGATGAATTGCCGTTGTCTTTTGCACAACAACGTTTGTGGTTTATTCAGCAATTTGAGCCTCTAAGCAGTGCGTATAATGTGGCGAGTGCGCTTCGCTTGAAAGGTGAATTGAAGATTGCAGCGTTGGAGCAAGCATTGCGCGAAATTGTGGCTCGACACGAAACGTTGCGGACGAGTTTCGTTACAAATGCTGTGAAACAACCGATTCAGGTAGTTGCTGCGCCTCAGTTTGATTTACAGGTAATTGATTTGCACGGGAATGCGTCGCCGGAGGTACAGTTAATATCAGATATTTGCGATCGCCCATTTGATTTAACTCAGTCGCTTTTACGAGTGCGTTTGCTGCGATTGCACGAAGATGACCACATTTTAGTGATAGCCACACATCATATCATATCTGACCGCTGGTCAATTGGCGTTTTTTTAAGCGAACTTTCGACGCTTTACAATGCGTTTTGCGATCGTCAATCTTCACCGCTAGCAGAATTGCCGATTCAGTATGCTGATTGGGCAATTTGGCAACGTCAGTATCTCCAAGGCGATGTGTTGGCGACGCAGGCGGCGTATTGGCAGGCGCAATTACAAAAAATGCCGTTGTTGGAGTTGCCTTGTGACCGTCCGCGACCAGCGAATCCAACGTATCAGGGCGCGCAGTACCCGTTGGTATTATCAACAACATTGTCGAAAGAATTGCGATCGCTTGCAGCCAAAGCAGGAACGACGTTGTTTACGGTACTGTTGGCAGCGTTTAAAGTGTTGCTGCACCGCTATACGCAGCAGGATGATATCGCCGTAGGGACGGATATTGCTAACCGCGATCGCCCCGAAACCGCAGGATTAATCGGGTTATTGGTGAATACTGTGGTATTGCGGACGCAAGTCGGGGATTTGACGTTTCGACAATTGCTAAGGCGCGTACAGCAAGTTGTGGTAGATGCGATCGCACATCAAGATTTACCATTTGAAAAATTAGTTGAAATTCTCAATCCAGACCGCAATTTGAGTCAAATGATGCCGTTGTTTCAGGTAAAGTTTGACTTGCAACTAGCTGCGGTGAAACCACTGGAATTACAAGGTTTAACAGTGGAACGTTTGTCGCTTGCTGAGCAAACAGTGAAGTATGAGCTACGGCTAAATTTACAAGATGGCGAATGTATTAATGGACAGGTAGAATACAGCACTGATTTATTCGATGAAGCAACGATTGCGCGGTTGGTGGAGCATTTCCAAATTTTGTTGCAAGGTATTGTTGATAATCCTGACGCTCAACTTTGGGAATTACCGCTATTAACACCGAAAGAACAATTGTTATTACAACCGCATCTGATACAACTCGATGACGATGACTTGTGTATTCATCACTTGCTTGAAGCGCAAGTTCGCCAAACTCCTGATGCGATCGCATTAATAGATCGTCATGAGTATATTACGTATCGCGAGTTGAATGCGCGGGCAAATCAATTAGCGCATTATCTACACAGCTTGGGGGTAAAGGGGAGAGTTGGTGTTTATTTACCCCGAACTTCGCAGTTAATCGTTGCGATACTTGCTGTTTTGAAGGTTGGTGCGGCTTGTGTTCCTTTAGATCCTGTTTATCCACAGGCGCGGTTGGATTTTATTGTTGACGATGCAGATGTTTCTGTGTTGATTCACAATACAGATTTAACTTTTAATAGCCATATTCCCACTGAAATCGATTTGGATGGGGACTGGAGTTTGATTGCTGAATGCAGTGCGGAGGATTTGGATTTAGGAATTTGCAACCTTGAGTTGGCTTATTTGATTTATACGTCGGGTTCGACGGGGAAGCCGAAGGGTGTAGCGATCGCACATCGTAGTACAGTGGCGTTATTGCGTTGGGCTAATGAGGTTTTTACATCTGAAGCGCTTGCTGGGGTATTGGCTGCGACTTCGATTTGTTTTGATCTTTCGATTTTTGAAATTTTTGTCCCGCTGAGTTGGGGCAAAAAAGTGGTTTTAGTAGAAAATATATTGGAATTACCGCAGGTAGCACCTGATACGGTAACGCTGATTAATACTGTACCCAGTGCGCTTGCGCAGTTATCTAAAATTAATGCAATTCCAATATCGGTTCATACTGTTAATTTAGCAGGAGAAGCACTGCCATACAGTTTGGTAGAACAATTGCGGCAACTTCCGCACATTCAACAAATTTATAATCTTTATGGTCCATCGGAAGACACAACATATTCTACGTTTGCGTGTATAACTGACACTATTCATATTGGTTGCCCGATTGCTAATACGCAAGTATACGTCCTTGATAAATATTTACAGCTTGTTCCGTTTGGTGTTCCAGGGGAATTGTATATTGCTGGTGCAGGACTTGCCCAAGGTTATTTTAATCGACCAGAATTGACCGCAGAGAAATTTATCCCTAATCCTTTTAATCATTCAAAATTTAATCGCCTTTATAAAACTGGGGATTTAGTTCGGTATCGTCCTGATGGCAATTTGGAGTTTATCGGGCGATTAGATCAACAAGTCAAAATTCGCGGCTACCGCATTGAAATTGGAGAGATTGAAGCGGTTTTAAGTCAATGTTCGACAGTAAAAGAAGGTGTAATTAGTGTTTCAGAACACGGTGGCGATCAACGATTAGTTGCTTATGTTGTGCCAAATTCTGATTTTACAGCCACCGCATTGCGGGAATTTTTAGCTCAAAAGTTACCGAATTACATGATACCTTCAGTTGTGATTGAATTGGAGAAGTTACCGCGTTTGCCTAATGGTAAAGTTGATCGCTCTTCGTTACCAGAAGGGGAAAATATATCTATTACGACAAATTATGTTGCGCCGCGAACGAAAGTTGAAAAGATTATTGTGCAAATTTGGCAAAGTGAACTTGATGTAACTGTAGGATTGCATGATAATTACTTTGAATTAGGCGGACATTCGCTGTTAGCAATTAAAATTATTGCTGTTATTAATGAAACTTTTTCGGTTGATTTACCGTTACGTTATTTATTTGAAAATCCTACGGTTGCTGAATTAGCGAGCAAAATTGAGCAAACAACTACGAGACAGGCACCTACAATTAAATTAACACCTGATTTAGTAAACCGTTACCAACCTTTTCCGCTCACAGATATTCAGCAAGCATATTGGATTGGACGTAACGAAGCATTTGCATTAGGAAATGTAGCGACGCATGGCTATCGGGAAGTTGAAACCATTGGGCTGAGTGTTACACAAGTCGAGAAAGCGTGGCAGCAATTGATCGCACGTCATGATATGCTGCGAGTCGTTATTCAACCTGATGGACAACAGCGCATCTTACCCGAAGTTTCACCCTACGAAATCAAAACTTGGGATTTGCGTGACAAACCAACCGCAGAAGCTACCGCAACGTTAACCAATTTACGGAATCGCCTTTCGCATCAAATTTTTGCGACGGATACGTATCCGTTGTTTGACATCCAAGCTGTGTTGTTGGATGACAACAAGATTCGGTTTTTTGTCAGCTTTGATGTGTTGATTGGCGATGCGGCGAGTTTGCAAGTGTTGGGGCAAGAATTTGTTGCATTGATGCAATCAAAATCGCTACCACCTTTAGACATATCTTTCCGCGATTATATTTTAGTAGCAATAAAAATCCGCAATTCTGAAACGTATCAGCGATCGCGTGATTATTGGCAAAACCGTTTATCTACGCTACCACCATCGCCACAATTACCTTTACAAAAGACTTTAGCAGCGGTAGAGACTCCCCGTTTTGTGCGGTGGAGTGGCACACTCGCATCTGAATTGTGGCAAAAATTAAAACAGCAAGCAAGTCAGCACAATATCACGCCCTCTGGAATTCTCTTGGCTGCTTTTACAGAAATCTTGACGCGGTGGAGTAGTCCTCAATTTACATTGAATTTGACGCTGTTTAATCGTCTACCGTTGCATCCCCAAGTGAATCAATTGGTGGGAGACTTTACATCATCGCTGCTACTCGCAATTGATAATAGCGAGCAAAGTACATTTATCGCCAAAGCACAAAAAATTCAAGCACAGTTGTGGGAAGATTTAGAGCATCGTCATGTAAGTGGGGTGCAAGTATTACGCGACTTAGCCCGCCTGCAACAGCGTCAAACTGGGGCGTTAATGCCAGTTGTGTTTACAAGTATTCTCACGCAAACTGCCTCAAACACAAATTCTCATCACTCTTGGCAAGCCGACGTTGTTTATAGTCTCAGTCAAACTTCGCAAGTCTATCTCGATCATCAAGTTGCCGAAGTCGATGGAACTTTAGTATACAACTGGGATGCGATCGCCGAATTATTCCCCGACGGCTTACTCGACGAAATGTTTGCCGCCTACTCGCGCCTTTTAGAAGATTTAGCAACTACCGCCGATTGGCAAGCACCAACACAATTATTACCTTTTACAGTTGACACCCCTGCGGCGACAATTCTTTCTGAATCTCCACTACATACACTATTCTTCGCGCAAGTTACCCAAAATCCGCATAAACAAGCAGTAGTTACTTCCACGTTAAATCTAACTTATCAACAGCTAAGCGATCGCGTTTACAATTTGGCGGCAAAGTTACAGCAGTTGGGTGTTGAACCAAATCAACTTGTTGCGGTGGTGATGGATAAAGGCTGGGAACAAGTCGTTGCGGTTTTAGGAATTTTAACTGCTGGGGCGGCGTATGTACCAATTGATCCACATCCGTGCGATCGCGCTTTGCAATTGTTGCAACAAGCACAAGTAAAATACGTTGTGACGCAACCTTGGTTAGATTCTGCGTTTGCAGACGTGGATGTTACGCGAATTTGTGTTGGTGCGGTTGAAGTGTTCAGCCCCCTAAATCCCCCACTAGTGGGGGACTTAGAAAGGTTAGGTTCCCCACGTCCCCTCTCACTCTCCCCCAATTCTGGGGGAGAAGATAAGGAAAAAACCTTTGTTCACGGGGCTAGGGGGGCAAATCCTACAGATCTTGCCTATGTCATTTACACATCAGGTTCTACCGGAGTGCCGAAAGGTGTCGCCATCGATCATCAAGGTGCAGTGAACACAATTTTAGACATTAACCAGCGCTTTGGCGTTACAGAGCAAGATTGGGTTTTAGGACTATCTTCACTGACGTTTGACTTGTCGGTATACGACATCTTCGGGACGTTGGCTGCGGGGGCGACGCTGATGATTCCTGATGCAGATTTGGCAAAAGATCCCGCGCACTGGGCAGAGTTGATGCAGCGCTATCCAATTACAATTTGGAATTCAGTTCCCGCGTTGATGCAATTGTTGATTCATTCGCAGCCAAAAACGACAAATAACCTGCGCTTGGTGTTGCTGAGTGGTGATTGGATACCGTTGAATTTACCGCAACAAATTTGGTTATCGTTTGAACGTGCAGAAATTATCAGTTTGGGTGGTGCGACGGAAGCTTCGATTTGGTCAATCTTTTACCCGATTCAATTCGTCGATCCTGATTGGAAAAGTATTCCCTACGGCTACCCATTGACAAATCAACAAATTTATGTACTAAATCAAACTCGCGATCGCTGTCCCACTTGGGTAACGGGAGAACTTTATATTGGCGGGGTGGGATTAGCAAAAGGATATTGGGGCGATCGCGAAAAAACCGATGAAAGTTTTATCACGCATCCCCAAACTGGCGAACGATTGTATAAAACGGGCGATTTAGGGCGATATCTACCAAATGGGGCGATTGAATTTTTAGGAAGAGCCGATTTTCAAGTCAAGATTAACGGCTACCGCATCGAATTAGGCGAAATTGAAGCTAGTCTTGCACAGCATCCAGCAATTCAAGCCGCCGTTGTGACAGCAGTAGGCGAACCGCAACGACTTGTAGCTTACGTTGTGCCACAGGTAGAACAACGCAGTGATTTTAAATTACAACAGCGCGGAATTCGCAATCTTGAAGCACTTCCTAGCATTGAACTACCGCAACCAACTGTAAACAACGCTCAAATCCGACGACAAAGTTATCGTCAATTTTTACAGCAACCACTCGATTTAGCACAATTTAGCCAGTGGATGAGTAGCTTAGCACAAACACAAATCGAAGGTGCGCCGTTACCGAAATATCGCTATGCTTCAGCAGGTAGCCTTTATCCAGTGCAAACATACTTATATGTTAAAGAGAATCGCATCGCTGGATTATCCGCAGGCGTTTACTACTACGATCCGCGATCGCATCGTTTAATTTTACTTGCTGCTGAAGCGAAAATAATAGAGCAAATTTATGACAGTAATCAATCAATTTTTGCTGAATCTGCATTTTCGCTGTTTCTGATTGCCGAACTTGCGGCAATTACCCCAGTTTATGGCGACAAGGCTAGAGATTTTTGCTTACTCGAAGCGGGATATATCAGTCAACTGCTGATGGAGACTGCCCCCGATTATGATATTGGTTTGTGTCCGATTGGGACGTTGGAATTTGCAAGTATCGAACAGTATTTTGATTTAACACCGAGTCAAATGCTGTTACACAGTTTCGTTGGTGGCAAAATTGAACCAAGTTGGCAGCAGCATTGGTCAGTCGCGTCACCACACCGGACACTTGCTACAAGTCGGGAAACCCCACCAACGCGATCGATTCCCGAAAGATTGCGACAGTATCTTCAGCAAAAGCTTCCTGATTATATGATTCCGTCGCAGTATGTATTGTTAGATAGCCTTCCTTTAACTGCAAATGGCAAGATCGACCGTCGGGCTTTACCTGTACCACAATTAACTGCAACATCACAAGATTACGTTGTACCCCGAACTGAAGTCGAGCAAGCGATCGCCACAATCTGGCAAAATGCGCTTAATGTCGAAAAGATTGGCATTCACGACGATTTCTTTGAGTTAGGTGGTAACTCGCTTTCAGCGACGCAAGTGATTACCCAAATGCGCCACTTAGGGATGGAATTAACGATTCGCGCTTTCTTTGAAGCACCGACAATTGCTGCGCAAGCGCAAATTCAACAACAACACGTTAAACCAGCTAAGACAATCCCCAAGCTAGCGCGCAGTATCGAACTAATACCGAACGTTGAACAAATGTCGGATCAAGATGTTGAGGCAATGCTTGCACAAATGATTGCAGAGGAGGTTGATTTATGA